A single window of Paenibacillus sp. SYP-B4298 DNA harbors:
- a CDS encoding toxin-antitoxin system HicB family antitoxin — protein MAKEKKAFALRLDPELHRAIEQWAGDEFRSVNAHIEFLLREAARKAGRLKQLYPPPQEDSE, from the coding sequence ATGGCTAAGGAAAAAAAAGCATTCGCTCTGCGTCTTGACCCCGAGCTGCACCGGGCTATAGAGCAATGGGCAGGAGACGAGTTCCGCAGCGTCAACGCGCATATCGAGTTTCTGCTGCGCGAGGCCGCCCGCAAGGCGGGTCGGCTCAAGCAGCTCTATCCGCCCCCGCAGGAGGACAGCGAATAG
- a CDS encoding SPFH domain-containing protein → MKERKAWQITGYGAIILILILWGAAAALLGANIDTLNPAIVVAAALLIGAGALLSSGLTIIQPNEAQIVTFFGKYIGTLSQDGFWLTVPLSSRKKISLKVRNFNSHTLKVNDAEGNPIEIAAVVVFRVEDTARATFDVDNYERFVEIQSETAIRHIAAHYPYDQYSEEVKLTLRGNSDEVAAELLNELQQRLIVAGVTVLETRLTHLAYSPEIASAMLQRQQAMAIVAARQKIVEGAVTMVDAALRQLRDKGIDLDGERRAAMVNNLMVAIVSERGTTPVINTGTLYN, encoded by the coding sequence ATGAAAGAACGTAAAGCATGGCAGATCACTGGATACGGAGCCATTATACTGATACTGATCTTGTGGGGTGCCGCTGCCGCTCTGTTGGGAGCCAATATCGACACATTGAATCCCGCCATTGTCGTGGCTGCTGCGCTGCTCATTGGCGCCGGCGCTCTCCTCTCCTCCGGTCTGACCATCATCCAGCCTAATGAAGCGCAGATCGTCACTTTCTTCGGCAAATATATCGGGACGCTATCACAGGATGGCTTCTGGCTCACTGTCCCTCTATCCAGCCGTAAGAAAATATCGTTGAAGGTCCGCAACTTCAACAGCCATACCTTGAAGGTGAATGATGCCGAAGGGAACCCGATCGAGATTGCCGCAGTGGTCGTCTTCCGAGTCGAGGATACAGCAAGAGCCACGTTTGATGTGGATAATTACGAGCGGTTTGTTGAGATTCAGAGCGAGACGGCCATTCGTCACATCGCCGCCCACTATCCATACGACCAATATTCGGAGGAAGTGAAGCTGACGCTTCGCGGCAACTCGGACGAGGTCGCTGCAGAGCTGCTGAACGAGCTGCAGCAACGACTCATTGTCGCAGGCGTCACGGTGCTGGAGACGAGGCTGACACATCTGGCCTACTCGCCGGAGATTGCCAGCGCGATGCTGCAGCGCCAGCAAGCGATGGCGATCGTAGCCGCCAGACAGAAGATTGTGGAGGGCGCAGTAACGATGGTTGACGCTGCGCTGCGCCAATTGAGGGACAAGGGCATTGATCTTGACGGCGAACGGCGTGCAGCCATGGTGAACAATCTGATGGTGGCTATCGTGTCCGAACGAGGCACCACGCCAGTCATCAATACCGGAACCTTGTACAACTAA
- a CDS encoding ABC transporter ATP-binding protein translates to MDRTRHNNVLKVNLREAGYEQGKAVIRNVQLQVQSGELIGLIGPNGAGKSTTIKSILGLMPYLQGEIELGGANRRYAYVPEQPVLYEYFTLWEHLRLAASAYGMREEQFEERALELLERFRLSGERHHYPVKFSKGMQQKLMLIIGFLLEPDVYIVDEPFVGLDPRATGDFLELLEAERVRGAGVLMCTHVLDTAERICQGFILINDGTVVAQGGLDEVRVQAGSSSDASLFECFRRLT, encoded by the coding sequence ATGGATAGAACCAGGCACAACAACGTATTGAAGGTGAACCTTAGGGAGGCAGGCTATGAGCAGGGCAAGGCGGTTATTCGCAATGTCCAGCTCCAGGTGCAGAGCGGAGAGCTGATCGGCTTGATCGGGCCCAATGGTGCGGGCAAGAGCACAACGATCAAGTCGATCCTCGGTTTGATGCCTTATCTCCAAGGCGAGATAGAGTTGGGGGGCGCGAACCGCCGCTATGCATATGTGCCGGAGCAGCCGGTGTTGTATGAATATTTTACACTGTGGGAGCATCTGAGATTAGCGGCCTCCGCATACGGAATGCGTGAGGAGCAATTCGAGGAGCGAGCGCTGGAGCTGCTCGAACGCTTCCGGCTGTCCGGCGAGCGGCATCATTATCCGGTCAAATTCTCAAAAGGCATGCAGCAGAAGCTGATGTTGATTATCGGCTTCCTGCTGGAGCCGGATGTCTATATTGTGGACGAGCCATTCGTTGGCCTGGACCCGCGGGCGACAGGGGATTTTCTGGAGCTGCTGGAGGCGGAACGGGTGAGAGGAGCCGGGGTGCTGATGTGCACGCATGTACTGGATACGGCGGAGCGGATCTGTCAGGGGTTCATCTTAATTAATGACGGGACGGTCGTCGCGCAGGGGGGACTGGATGAGGTGCGTGTACAGGCAGGCAGCAGCAGCGATGCGAGTTTGTTCGAGTGTTTTCGGAGGCTGACCTGA